ATTTTActccttttgttttttgaagTGTCACTTCATCCTATGGCAGATTTAGCTTTTTGAAACAGGAAGAGAAATTCATAAATCCCTCGGGTCACTGAGCTGTCACTCTGGTGTGTTGCATCAGCTCTTatcagccagcagctgcttttgcttttatctAATTTGATAAGGAAAGTAAAccatttctgtttccttcagtAAAAATAATGCATCACTGTTCATGGGGCTGTGATTAGAGAGAGTCTAACAGTTAatttttggaaaattattttggtttttctcctcctgctgttgtttttagtgatgtatttttcctctctctatCAGGGCCTTTTGTTTGTTGTTCTAAGCCATCCTCATGCCAAAGAGAGCGAGTCCTGTGGAAGCCCAGCATTCCGTGTGGTGGCCTTCAACCCCCGCACCGGCCGGAGCGCGGGGGTGAtgttctcctgcctcccccCGGGCCGTGCAGGCAGGCgagtccctggggctgggctgggctgggctggctccttTGGGGAGCCcctgaggagcagggcagctctggcagggcagctctggcagggatCCAGTCGCCATCTCAGTCGCATCCGGCCGTGCCGTGTGTCCGGTGTGCGGGCTGGGGCCGGGGGCGTGGGCTGCTTCCTGCCCACGTCCCACAGCAGGCTGTGCGCTGACCCCTCGCCCTGTCACCGTCACCGCGGGGACGCGGGGCTGGGCTCGGGCCTCTGGCTTTGTCCCCGAGGACTgcggctgtgtccctgctgacccCCAGGCGCTGCCTGCGGCTGCCATTCCGTGCTGccaggttttgtttgtgtggagTAGCTGGCTGCAGGCACGTGGCCTTTTCCTTCCCGTATCCTGCATTTTGAGGCATCAGCAGGGTCAGCCTTGCATTTAAGGCTCAGCCTTGCAGTGTCCTTACGCAGGAAATGTGATGGAGGTGTGGGAGCAGTGGTGGACCAAGGTCTTGGTTACTGAGcagtcatggaatcacagaatggtctgggttggaagggaccttaaagaccacccagtcccaccccctgtcccgggcagggacaccttccactaggccaggttgttccaagccctgtccagcctggtcttgaacacatgcagggtttttttcaagagtACGACTTTTTTTTAAGAGTACACCTTTTTCAAGCACGTTCTGAGTCTCCCAGGAAGATTTTCTTgtcctcctcccttcccagtTGCACTGGAGGAACTGTCCGGACCGTAGCCTGCCTGCCGTTGCTATTAATCTTTAACTGAGCTAATCGAACAAACGCTGCCGCGCTGGTTTTTCACATCCCCTGCCGCCTGCTgacccccgtgtccccgcaggtACCTGGAGGGTGACGTGTGGGACACCGCGGGAGCCGCGGTGCTGACCTCGGGTGCCGTGGCCGTGTGGGACCTGCTGCGGGGCCGCTGCACGGCGGTGCTggccccgagccccgcgggGCCCTGGGCACTGGCCCGCTGGgccgccggcggggccgcgctgctGGCCGGGCACCGCAACGGCACCGTCCGCATGTACCGGTACCGGCCCCCGCAGCCGGGAGCCGCCTGAGGAGCCGGGGACGGGGCCCGTCACCGCTGGGGCCGCGTGTGTGTGCCGTGCCATTAAACGTTCTGCCTTTGGAACGAGCCCGTGTCTGTcgctgctctgcagggaaggaCCCGGGGGCTCTCGGGGACACCAGgctgtccctgagcagcagtgtgTCCTGGGGGGCAAGGAGGACAATGGTGACATGGGGGGCACCTGGAAGAGCATTTCCAGCACGTCAGGGAGGGGATCCTTCCTGTGCTCAGCCCTGTGAGGCAcgtctggagtgctgtgtccagctctgggctcctcggGATGGGAGGAACAGAGCTCCTAGAGCCAGTCCAGCAGAGGCTGTGGAAATGATGAAGGGTCCGGATTGTCTCCCTgaccaggaaaggctgagggagttggggctgttcagcctcgAGAGGAGACACAGCTGCGAGGGACCTTATCAGTGCCTACAAATAGCTAAAGGGGTGCCAAGAAACGGACTGGGCTCTGCTCGATGGTGCTGAGCAATAGAAGAGGCTACGGGCACGGGAAGTTCCACCTGGACACGAGGCAGAACTTTCCTGTGCAGTGACCGAGCCCTGGAACAGACCCCACGAGGGTCTGGAGTCCCCCGCAGTGAGGTGTTCCCGACCCGGGATCGCCGCTCCCGGGCCCGGATCAGTCAGGATCCAGGCCCGGGATCGCCACTCCCGGTCCGTTCCAGCCGGGATCCTGTCACGGGATCGCCGGGCTCCGGGCCCGTTCCAGCCGGGATCGCAGGATCCTGTCCCGGGATCACCGCTCCGGGCCCGTTCCAGCCGGGATCGCAGGATCCTGACCCGGGATCACCGCTCCGGGCCCGTTCCAGCCGGGATCGCAGGATCCTGACCCGGGATCACCGCTCCGGGCCCGTTCCAGCTGGGATCGCAGGATCCTGTCCCGGGATCCAGCCGGGCTCACGGGATCCCGCCCGGGGCGCTGCGGCCTCCTCGCGGCAGAGGGCGCTGCAGGCGCGGTCGGTGCCGCGCGGCGCCCGCCGGGACAGCGACGATGGCGGCCCGTGTCCTCTCGTCCTGCGCCCGGCGCCTGCTGCCGCTgtccgcccgccccgccgcgctgcGCTCCCTCCATCGCCTGCCGCCCGCCGTGCCCGCTCCGCCGGGCCGGCCCGCGCTGCTCCGCCTGCCGCGAGTGGCCGCGCCGCTCTGCCGCGGCTTCTCCGAGCTGCCGCCCCTGACCTTGGCCGACATCAAGGACCGGGTGCTCTACGTGCTCAAGCTCTACGATAAGATCGACCCCGAGAAGGTGAGCGGGCCGAGAAGCAGGCGGGAGGGCCGGGGGCCGCGGGCTCCGGTGTAACGGGAGCTGCCGCCCCGGGTGCCCGCGTCCCGCTGACCGCCGTGTCCTCCCCAGCTCACAGCCGAGTCCCACTTCATGAAGGACCTGGGCCTGGACAGTCTGGACCAAGTGGAGATCATCATGGCCATGGAGGACGAGTTCGGTAACGGcgcccggggctgccgggggcGGCCGGGCCAGGGGAGCTGCGGCACCGCTGGCCTGTGCCGTGTGCGGCAGGGAGAAACGCACGGAGCAAAACCACAGAGCCGGCCTGGGAGCGGGGCAAAACCTCCCAGAGCCGGCCTGGGAGCGGGGCAAAACACCACAGAGCCGGCCTGGGAGCGGGGCAAAACCACAGAGCCGGCCTGGGAGCGGGGCACCAAAACCACAGAGCCGGCCTGGGAGCGGGGCAAAACACCACAGAGCCGGCCTGGGAGCGGGGCAAAACcacagagccagccctgggagcgGGACAAAACCACAGAGCCGGCCTGGGAGCGGGGCAAAACCCCCCCTGAGCCGGCCTGGGAGCGGGGCAAAACCACAGAGCCGGCCTGGGAGCGGGGCAAAACACCACAGAGCCGGCCTGGGAGCGGGGCAAAACCACAGAGCCGGCCTGGGAGCGGGGCAAAACCACAGAGCCGGCCTGGGAGCGGGGCAAAACcacagagccagcctgggagcGGGGCAAAACCCCCCAGAGCCGGCCTGGGAGCTGGGCATCCGCAGGAGTTGGGAATGCAGCCCTTTGTCTGCAACTCAGCCCCTTTGGAAGCAGGAATTCTCTCCCACCCCCATGGGCACcacctggggagggggaaaggggagcagTGGGTGCTGAGCTTGGCATCACAGGTCAAAAATCCCAGACAGTCCAGGTTGTTTATGCTcaccagaattttttttcatccttaatcctactagaggaaaaaaaggtgttttctcTTTATTAGTTTATATTCCAAATTTGTTTTCACTTCCTGTGGGACTGCTTCATGCTTCCCTCTGAAGCTCATGAATTCTGGAGTAGGTTCTAAATGTCACCTTGGGCCATAGATGTCGCTGGGGTTTGGTCACTCTCTGAGCCCAGGGTGGATGTTTCCCTCTCAGAGCCTTTGCTGGCATTGTCTGTAATCCCCAAGTGAACTGTGTGTGTGGCCAGGAGTGCTAAAAAAGAGCACAGACATTTCTGGGCTGTTTCTGACCACTTCCACCTGAGCCCTGCCCTGGTGTTTGCTCCAGGCAAGCACAGCAGCACACTCAGCCTGAGGGGGGCTTCAGGTGCTGTCTGGAGGTCCAGGAACGTCCCCCCCACACACCAATGtctggggggctctgggaaGGCCCTGGTGGCTTTAACGAGGCACAGGGGGCActggctcctgctgtgcctgccgTGTCCCTGTCTGGAAGCAGCGTCACTTGGGGCAGTGCAGTGATGCAGCTCCGGCTGACGCAGCAACCCCTGCCTGCGTGTCCCCCGAACCAGCAGCCGCCCCTTCCTCGCCCTTGCTCCTGTCTCCGTTGGTTTTGGACTAAATGTGTGCCCTTCCTTGCAGGATTTGAAATTCCTGACGGAGATGCAGAGAAGCTGATGTGCCCACAGGAGATTGTGGATTACATTGCAGATAAGAAGGATGTTTATGAGTGAAGCAGTTCCTCAGAGGTGAGTTCAGAGGTGCCCTGAGGGCACACACCGGGGtaggggcagggcagggtgctgTGTGACACGtgtggcacaggcagggcccggcagggagctggcagcagctgtgggtgccagCAGGGAGGGTGAGTGGGAGTGTTTTCCTGAGGGTGGGGGATGCTTTCCTGAGGCACCTGCAGCTGGAGACAGGATGTGggctcagcctctcctctcGTCCTGCCTGGCACATCCAGCACTCTCCTCACCCCCAGGGCAGTAGGGGGTGGCAAATTGGTCTCTGCTATGGCCCCTGTGCCCCTCGGCCCTGTGCAGGGCGTGTGGGGCacctcagcccctgctgctgctgccatttccTCTGCCACAGCCGGGAAGGAAATGGGCAGGAAAGGGTTGTAGGAGTGACCAgggagggctgcaggggaaaTGAGGTGGCCTCAGGCCAACTTGCAGGACTGATCCACATTCTTGCCTGTTCCTGTGTGGCTCCAGGCTTCCCCCCCAACTCCTTGGTGCTGAGGGGGCTGGATCCTTTTCTGGGCCAGGATGGGAACTGTGGCCTCTTAAGAGAACTGGGGGCTCCTTCTGTGTCTGTGTTCAGCACTCCACGTGTCCTGACCCACTTCTGTACCTCTGAATGCTTGATGAAATGTTAAACGTGGATTTTGTTTCCCCAGGGGTTGTCCCACACCAGGACTGGGCTGGTGCCGGCAGGGATGGACGGGAGTGCACACGCTGTCCCACTGCGGCCTTCTTTGGGAAGCTGCACGTGGATGTTGTATTTAAAACTGTCTGAATGTGttgtcatttaaaaacaagagaaaaacaggaataaaGAGTTAAGACCATTCTGGTGGTGGCTGTTCTGTCTCACACAGTGGGTGGATCCTGGTGGTGGTGGGGTGTGAAGGATGCTCTGGGGACCCTGCCCCGAGATTTGGCT
This region of Hirundo rustica isolate bHirRus1 chromosome 15 unlocalized genomic scaffold, bHirRus1.pri.v3 SUPER_15_unloc_BUSCO_378949at7742, whole genome shotgun sequence genomic DNA includes:
- the NDUFAB1 gene encoding acyl carrier protein, mitochondrial, translated to MAARVLSSCARRLLPLSARPAALRSLHRLPPAVPAPPGRPALLRLPRVAAPLCRGFSELPPLTLADIKDRVLYVLKLYDKIDPEKLTAESHFMKDLGLDSLDQVEIIMAMEDEFGFEIPDGDAEKLMCPQEIVDYIADKKDVYE